One Jeotgalibaca porci genomic region harbors:
- the opp4C gene encoding oligopeptide ABC transporter permease, which yields MASLSSDFQLVNQETVKETTTEVIKTESNKKIIFQRFMRHKPAVIGLTVFILMVLVALLAPVMTQFDPNLITADFEAKPDATYWLGTDAIGRDVFSRLIYGSRVSLFVGVASVAIYTVIGTTFGLIAGFFGGRIDDVIMRVTEIIQSFPSFMVILVLVSIIGPGVWTITLVLGLLNWVPLCRIVRGNVMAIKSSDYIQAAISVGFATPHILFKEILPNVLSSIFVNATFGIASAILTESSLSFLGMGIQPPTASWGNMLSQAQSLTVLSSQPWLWIPAGMMIVIAVLSINFIGDGLRDAFDGTTN from the coding sequence ATGGCTTCACTATCAAGCGATTTTCAGCTGGTAAATCAAGAAACAGTAAAAGAAACAACAACCGAAGTGATTAAAACAGAAAGCAATAAGAAAATCATTTTTCAGCGTTTTATGCGGCATAAGCCTGCGGTGATTGGCCTGACAGTGTTTATACTTATGGTATTGGTGGCTTTATTGGCACCTGTTATGACACAATTTGATCCTAATTTAATCACAGCTGACTTTGAGGCAAAGCCAGATGCAACTTATTGGCTAGGAACAGACGCAATTGGCCGGGATGTGTTTAGCCGTTTAATCTATGGTTCACGCGTTTCCTTATTTGTCGGCGTCGCCTCTGTTGCCATTTATACTGTTATTGGTACAACGTTCGGTTTAATTGCGGGATTCTTTGGTGGAAGAATAGATGATGTCATCATGCGTGTGACAGAAATCATTCAGTCCTTTCCATCGTTCATGGTGATCTTGGTACTAGTCAGTATCATTGGACCAGGCGTTTGGACGATTACATTAGTTTTAGGACTTTTGAACTGGGTGCCACTCTGCCGGATTGTTCGGGGAAATGTCATGGCAATTAAAAGTAGCGATTATATCCAGGCAGCAATTTCTGTCGGATTCGCAACACCCCATATTCTATTTAAGGAAATTCTACCAAATGTGCTATCGAGCATCTTTGTAAATGCAACATTCGGTATCGCTAGTGCAATACTGACTGAATCTTCACTCAGTTTCTTGGGGATGGGAATTCAACCCCCGACAGCGAGCTGGGGAAATATGCTTTCACAGGCACAATCACTGACGGTCCTTTCTAGCCAACCGTGGCTATGGATTCCAGCGGGAATGATGATTGTCATTGCAGTACTATCTATAAACTTTATTGGTGATGGCTTAAGAGATGCCTTTGATGGCACAACAAACTAA
- a CDS encoding ABC transporter permease, which yields MNKYLVKRLMIGFLVLFFITFLSYMIINFAPGDPATLYVSADATEEQINQVRASLGLDQPLLVRYGFWLKELLRGNLGNSFATRQPVMNVLMERVGPTLILMGTSLVVAYLIAIPLGIYSAVKQNTWVDYFITGSSIMGVSIPNFFFGLFLIYIFAVQLKWLPTGGMQVLGSAGGFWEKVQHLILPVTVIASTISANMIRYVRSTMIDIFGENYLRTAKAKGLKPSQIIFKHGIRNALIPIITIIASDIPKLIGGAIVTEQIFQWPGLGALTITSIQSRDYNVLMAITLFSAVAVLTANVLMDVFYAVADPRIRYREG from the coding sequence ATGAATAAATATTTAGTGAAGCGACTTATGATTGGTTTTCTGGTTCTATTCTTTATTACTTTTCTATCCTACATGATTATAAACTTTGCCCCGGGTGATCCAGCAACTTTATACGTGAGTGCGGATGCCACAGAGGAACAGATTAACCAGGTGAGAGCAAGTTTGGGATTGGATCAGCCGTTGCTCGTCCGTTATGGGTTTTGGTTAAAGGAACTCTTAAGAGGAAATTTAGGGAATTCATTTGCAACGAGACAACCGGTTATGAACGTGTTAATGGAACGTGTAGGGCCGACGCTTATCTTGATGGGAACGTCATTGGTAGTGGCCTACCTCATTGCAATTCCACTGGGTATCTACAGTGCAGTGAAACAAAACACATGGGTTGATTACTTTATAACGGGTTCATCAATCATGGGTGTTTCCATACCAAACTTCTTTTTCGGATTATTCTTAATTTACATCTTCGCAGTGCAATTAAAATGGCTACCGACTGGTGGCATGCAAGTGCTTGGTTCTGCCGGGGGGTTCTGGGAAAAAGTACAACATCTAATTTTACCAGTGACGGTCATTGCGAGTACGATTTCTGCAAATATGATTCGGTATGTTCGTTCAACGATGATTGATATCTTCGGAGAGAATTACCTCCGAACTGCAAAAGCAAAAGGCTTGAAACCGAGCCAAATTATTTTCAAACATGGGATTCGAAATGCATTAATTCCGATTATTACGATTATCGCATCGGATATACCGAAATTAATCGGAGGTGCGATCGTGACAGAACAAATCTTCCAATGGCCGGGACTTGGCGCTTTAACAATCACGTCGATTCAGTCACGTGACTACAATGTACTTATGGCAATCACGTTGTTCTCAGCCGTTGCTGTTCTAACAGCAAATGTATTAATGGATGTATTCTATGCAGTAGCAGATCCACGTATTCGTTACAGAGAAGGGTAG